DNA sequence from the Halorussus limi genome:
TCGGCCACCTCGGCGATGACCTCGACCACGTCCTCTATCTCGTCCATCTGGGATTCGAGTTCGGTCACCGTGTCCACCAACTCGTCGCTCATTTCGATGACCTCGTCGGTGGCCTCGCGCGCGCCCTGACTGGACTCGAGTCCGCTGTCGGCCGACGCCTTGGCCTGTTCGGCCGCCGAGGCGACTTCGTCGGAACTGGCGGCGACCTCCTCCATGCTGGCCGAGAAGTTCTCCATCTGCGTGGCGACTTCCGAGAGCTGTTCGGTCTGGGCCGCGACGCGTTCGTCGATGGCCTGCGCCGATTCGGAGGCTTGCTCGACCGAGGTTTCGAGGTTGTCGGCCTTCTCGCCGACCCGCGCGGTCAGTCCCTCGAACCGCTCGGCCATGGCGTTGACCTGGTCGACGACTTCGACCAGCGAGTCGTCGACCACGCCGTACTCGTCCTCGAACGACGCTCTGGCCGAGAGGTCGCCCGCCTCCATCGCGGTCAACGTGCCGATGAGTTCCTCGACCAGCGAGGTGATGCCCTCCTGTCGGTGGATGTGTTCGGTGCGGTCCCGAACCGTCTCGACTACCGCGATGAGGTCGCCGTCGTCGTACAGCGGCATCGCCGAGAACTCTATCTTCCGCTCTTGGCCGCCGCGAGTCACCATCGTCCCCTCGTCGGTGTAGAGCGTCCGGGTCGTGTCGGCCTTCTCCACGTCGAACTCGACGTGGGCCGACTCCGGGGCCTCGGCGACTTTGTCGGCCAGCGTCTTCACTCGGCGACCGTCGGGGTAGAACGCCTTACTGGCGTTTTCGAGGCCGAGCGCGTCTTCGGCCTCGACGCCGGTGAGGTCGGCCAGCGCGGAGTTCCACGCCGCGACCGTGTCGCGTTCCGTGTCGAGCATGAACACCGGGACGCCGATGCCGTCGAGCAGGTCGTCGTCGTCCACGTTGAGTTCCTCCTCGTCTTCGTCGGCCGCGGGTCCGGACGTTCCGTAGGCGTCGAGGCCGGCCTGCATGTCGGCCATCGTGGCCGAGAGCGCGGACTGGAGTTCGTCTTCGGCCCGAGAGAGTTCCTCGGCGACCGCCTCGTTGTTCGACGCGAGTCGGTGTTCGAGTCGCTCGAACGTCTCGCTGACGAGTCGTTCGACGCCGACGCCGTAGGTGCCGGCGAACGTCCCCGCGGAGACCGACGCGTCGGCGTGGCGTCGCCCGAGGTCGGCGGCGTCGCCCGACGCGGCCTCGGGGTCGGTGAGTACCTGCCCGAGGTGAACCGCTTGGGCCTGTTGCAGGTCGTCGGCCGCGTCGGTGTCTCGATACGTACTGGCGAGTTGCGAGCGCGTGATCGTGTCCGCCGACGAGACGGACACCGCTCCGGTCTGCGTGCCGCCGTCGAACGTCACGTTCCGCTGCCGTTCGCCGTCGTTATCCACGTCACGTAAGCTCGTTAAAATTTTCAGTAACCTGTCCCGGACCATCTTATGCCGGAAAGAGACACCAACCGGATATAAAGCTTTACTCAAATTTCACGCGCGATAACCTCAGCTATCCGCGGCCTCCGAGCTTCGACAGCGCCGAAAACGCCCGTTTCCGAACTTCCTCGTCGTCGGTGTCGTCGATGATCTCGTTGAGGCGTCTGCGCGCACGCTCGCCGCCGACCTTGCCGAGGGTGAACGCGGCTTTGGCCCGCGCGTCGGTGCTCGCCTCGGGGTCGTCGAGCACGTCGAGCAGTGCGTCTTCGGCCGCTTCCCCGCCGACTTCGGCGATGCTCGTCGCGGCGAACTGTGCGGTCATCCCGTCCTTGTCGTCCAGCACCGACGCCAGCGCCCTGATTGCGGCCTCGCGGTTGTCGTCGCCCGCGACCCGACCGAGCAACCACGCCGCGTTCCGGCGCTGGTGTGGCTGGGTGCCTTGGTCGAGGATGTCGACGAGCGAGTCCACGACGCTCCGGTGGTCCGTGGCGCTCAGTTTCTCGACCATGCGCTCGCGGAGGTCGTGGCTCTGCTGGCCCGGCGCGTTCGACAGGAGTTCGATGAGCGAGAACACCGCGGCCCGCCGGACCGCCTCGTTCTCGTCCGAGAGAAGCGACACCAACGCGTCCAGCGGTTTCGCGCTCCCGAAGTTCCCGAGCGAGTTGGCCGCGATTCGCCGAACCGTCTCGCTGTCGTCGTCGAGCAGGCCCAGCAGAGCCGACAGCGCCTCGTCGCCGCCGATGCGACCGAGCGAGTCGGCGGCCTCGCGGCGGACGTCGACGCTCTCGTCCCCCAGTCGCTTCCGGAGCGCGGTGACCGCCCGCGGGTCTTCGATGCGGCCGAGCGCACGCGCGGCCCGCGCCCGAACTCGCGGGTCGGGGTCGCCGAGACGCTTGGCCAGCGCCTTCGTCCCGGCCTTGTTGCCGATGCGCCCGAGGGCGTTGGCCGACGCCATGCGGAGTTCGGGTTGGTCGGCCGAGAGCGTCTCGACCAGCGCCTCGGCCCGCGCCCACTCGGCCCCCTCGGTCGGAACCTCCTCGCCGGTCAGCGCGGCGACGAGGCGCTCGACGGCGTGGCGCTGGTCGAGCGCGTCGATGGCCGCCGCACGAACTGCCTCGCTGTCGTCGTTCTGGACGGCCGTCACCAGCGGGTCCAGCACCTCGTGGTCCTCGGCCTCCACCTCGCCGAGGATGTCGGCCGCGCGCCGACGGACTGGCTCGCTGTTGCTCTTCGCCAACAGCGAGGTGAGTTGGTCCACGTCGCCCGTCTTCTCCAGTTCGAACAGCGAAGTCACGACTGGTCGAAGGAATCGCGCCGAGAAAAAACGTTGTGTTACGCGGTCGAAACCGAGAGGAAGGTCAGTTTGCGAGCGATGCGGCTTAGACCGTGACAGCGCTCTCCTGGGAGAGCGACTGTGGCACGTTGGCGCGGTACTGAGTCACTGCGCCGTACTGGGTGGTGAGCTTGAGTTTGACCTCTTCGCCTTCACCGAGCGGACTCGAAATCTCAGTTGCATTCATCGTGATCTTGAACCGGTCGTCCTGCGTGTTGAGGACGGGTTCAGATCCGTCGGGATCCTTGATGGCACTGACGTTGAACTCAGTGCCGTTGAGGTCCTTCGGTTTGGCGGTGTTGTGGACGAGCGTCCTTGCTTCCTCCGGCCCGATCCACTCGATCGTGGCCGAAGAGAGGTTGATGTCGTCCGACCCCGACCCGCGCATCACCGTCAGGTTGATCTGTTCGACTTCCTCGTTGGCGACGTCACCGAACGCGCTGACGACCTGCACGCGGTTCGAGACCTGTGCGCTGGACTCCTGACCGGTCTGTTCGGACTTGGTCTGGAGGAATCCGGCGGTGTTGATGAGCACGCCCGCTGCGATCGCTGCGACGAGCACCATCGCGATGAACACGATGAGCGTACCGATACCGACTTGACCTCTATCAGTTAGCCGTTCTTTGAGTTTCTCTTTCATTTTTCACGTCCTGTCCGAACGTCAATGTGACATTGACTACGGACTCTACCCGGAACGAAACGAAGCTGCATAATAAATGTACGGCCTCGATTATCAGACCTGATATTGAGTAGGTGGACAGTAACGGAATCAGATACGTCCCGAGGTTGGCCGATAACCTATCTAAATAGTTTGAATCCTTTCGATCGAACTATTCGTTTGCAGTTATACTATAGATGACGAACAGGTATCCGATCGTCGTGATGAGGTAGTTGACAGTCAACAGCATGCGGGTCTGTCCGAAATGGGTCACGAAGGCGCTCACGGTCGTGGCTATCGCGGCAGCGACGATGAGCGTGAACCCCACTGAGAGGTGGAACATCGCCTGTCGGGACGTCCGGTGGTAGGCCCGGACCGCGAGTCCGACCATCGAGAGACCAGCAGTTGCTAAGGTGGCGCTGAACACGACGTACAGCAGTTCTATCGTTTGCATGGTTTTCCTGTGCTGAGAGGCCGCCCGCCCGCGAACGGTGGTCGACCTGACGGCGAACGCAGACGGCGGTCCCCGGGGTATGCTCGGTTCATTCTGCTTTCAGGTCGCGCCACACGTCGGCCAGCGAGTTGTCCACGTCCGGGCGGTCGTCGACGGACACGTCGACGTTCTCGTCCTCGAACGAGAATTCGAGCGCGTCCACGTTACGTCGGTAGACCTTCGTGCGACGCCCTTCGTCGGAAAACTCTCTGCCCGATAGTTCGAGCAGGTCGGCCTCGGTGAGTTCCTCGATTCGGCGATAACTGGTCGCTATCGGAATTTCGAGTTCGTCACTCAGTTCCTGAGCCGACATCGGCTCGTTCGTGGCGCGGAGTATCTCGGCGTTGTACTTGTTGCCGAGTACCCGGAGCAGTTCCACGGCCTCCATCAATTATCGCGTTTGAAAACACGGGTTAAAAAGGTACCGTAGCCGACCCATCACGCGAAACGAACTGGTCGGCGTCGGAACAGTAAAGTGCCCCCCGCGGGACCCACCGACTATGCCAGAGACAGTCGGCGACGTTCAGGTCCTCGAATTTCGGCTCGAGGACCGGAAGTACTGCATCGACATCGCTCACGTGGACGAAATCGTGGACAAGGACGAACTGACACCGCTCCCGAACTCCGAGCCTCGTGTCGAGGGAGTGATGGACCTCCGGGGCATCACGACCACGATAATCAACCCCAAGCAGGTGCTAGACCTCGACGAGACCGAGACCGGCGAGCGCGTGGTCGTCCTCGAAACCGAGGACGACGAGGAGCGCAGCGTCGGATGGCTCATCGACGCCGTGAATCAGGTCGTCGGCATCGACACCGACGAGGTAGACGAGAGTGTCGAGAGCGAATCGGTCCGTGGTATCGTCCGGCAGGACGACGGCTTCGTGGTCTGGGTCAAGCCCGAAGAGATCAACAACTGACCGCGCTCCGCCGTCACTACTGGTCGCGCGTGACGGTCTCGCCCGGCGGGACCCCGGCGCCCGTCGAGAGTTTGGTACCCGCATTGAGCGCGACGTCGATACCGGTCTTCACGTCGTCGCCGACGACGACGCCGAACTTCCGGCGGCCGGTGGAGACGCGCTCGCCCTTGACAGTGAGCTTCACCGCCTCGTCGTCGTGGCGGAGATTGGCGACGTTCGTCCCCGCGCCGAAGTTGACGTTCCGGCCGAGGACGCTGTCACCGACGTAGCTCAGGTGGCCGACGGTCGCGCCCGACATGAGAACGCTGTTTTTGATTTCGACGGCGTGGCCGACGTGGGCGTCCTCACCGAGGAGAGTCGCGCCGCGAACGTAGGCGTTGGGACCGACGCTCGCACCCGCCCGGACGAGTGCGGGACCTTCTATCACGACGCCCGCGTCGATGGTCGCGCCTTCTTCGACCACGACGGGGCCGCGGAGGTCGGCGTCGTCGTGGACCTCGCCCCGAACGTCGCGTTCGAGTTCGGCGAGCTTCCACTCGTTGGCTTCCAGCAGTTCCCACGGTCGACCCACGTCCAGCCACCGGTCGATTTCGACCGCCGTGACCTCGCACTCGTCGATGGTCCGCGCCAGCACGTCGGTAATCTCTCGCTCGCCGCGTTCGCTTGCTGGCACGTCCAGCCACTCGCGGGCCTCGGCGGGGAAGACGTACGCACCGGCGTTGGCGAGGTCGGTCGGCGGGTCGGCCGGCTTCTCCACGATGTCGGTGACCGCGTCGCCCGCCGTCGAGAGCACCCCGTAGTTCGAGGGGTCGTCGACGCGGTGCGCGCCGACGCTCGGTCCCGACTCGAACAGCGCCTCGATACCGTCGGGGTCGTAGAGATTGTCGCCGTTCAGCACCGCGAACGCGCCGTCGAGATGCTCGCGGGCCGCCCGCACCGCGTCGGCGGTCCCTGCCTGCTCGCGCTGGACCGCGTACTTCACCGGGATGCCGGCGTACTCCTCGCCGAAGTAGTCTCGGACCGCGTCGGCTTCGTAGCCGACGACGAAGAGCAGTTCGTCCGCGCCCGCGCGGACCGCGGCGTCCGCGGCGTGGGCGGCGAGCGGTCGGTCGGCGACCGGGAGCATCGGTTTCGGGAGCGACGCCGACAGCGGCCGAATTCGGGTGCCCTCGCCGGCGGCGAGGACGACTGCCTGAATCCTCTCGGCTGTCATTGGAGGAACGACTCCGGGCGAAGCCTTTGTTACCACCTGCTTGCGGCGGCGTAAGTGTGAGGTACGGGACCGATTTCGCGGCCTGCACCCGATTCACGCACCCCCAAAGCGTCCCGCGAACCGAGGTATGCGTCGGAAACGGTTGCGGCCGTTTCGAGATAAGTTCGGCCTACGGACGCCGTATTTCCCCCTACTCGGCGGTCAGCGAGCGTATAACAAAGGGGACCGGCCCCAATCTGTCGAACATCACCCGCTTCCCGTACGTCGGGGCGGTTAGGACGGTACAATGCTCGATGGAGTAGCCCGGACGAACGATAGGCGCGGATTATGCGACGGTCAGCGCGCCGTCCCGAACGAATATCGCACTACGACGCTCTAATCATGATAAACACTAGCACGAAAATGGCGACCGAGACGACGGGGGTGTACTGCTGATGTGCGGAATCATCGCACGAATCGGCGGTGACGACGACAGGGCGGTCGACGAACTACTCACTGGGCTCGAAAACTTAGAGTACCGCGGGTACGACTCGGCCGGACTCGCGATCAAGAACGGCGGTGGGCCCGAAGTGTTCAAGCGGCAGGGCGAGATTTCGCACCTGAAAGACGCGCTCGCCGACGAGGTGCCCGACGGCGGCCTCGGCATCGGCCACACGCGCTGGAGCACCCACGGCCCGCCGAGCGACGCCAACGCTCACCCCCACACCGACTGCACCGGCGAGGTTGCCGTGGTCCACAACGGCATCATCGAGAACTACGACGAACTCAAAGCCGACCTACAGTCTCGGGGCCACGACTTCGAGAGCGACACCGACACCGAGGTCATTCCCCACCTCGTGGAGGAGCAGTTGGCCGAGGGTGTCGACCCCGAGACCGCGTTCCGCGAGACCATCGAGAAGCTCTCGGGAAGCTACGCGGTGGCGATGATAACCAAGCACGACCACGCGGTGTACGCCACCCGGCGGGGGTCGCCGCTGGTGCTGGGCGTGGACGACGGCGAGTACTTCCTCGCCAGCGACGTGCCCGCGTTCCTCGATTTCACCGACGACGTCATCTACCTGGACGACGGCGACGTGGTCGTGGCGAAACCCGACGGCCACCGCATCTCGACCACCGCGGGCGAGACGGTCGAGCGGTCGGTCCAGACGGTCGAGTGGGACCCCGAAGACGCGGGCAAGGGCGGCTACGACCACTACATGCTCAAGGAGATTCACGAGCAACCCGCCGCGCTCCGCCAGACGCTCCGCGGCCGGGCCGACCCCGCGACGGGCGACATCCACCTCGAAGACTTCCCGGCGGGGGCCTTCGAGGACGTGGACCGGGTCCAGTTCGTGGCCTGCGGGACTTCCTATCACGCCGGACTCGTTGGGGCACAGTTCCTCTCCGACGGCGGCGTGCCGGCCCAAGCGTTCCTCGCCAGCGAGTACGCCACCGCCCAACCGCCGGTGGACGAGGAGACGCTAGTCATCGGCGTGACCCAGAGCGGCGAGACCGCAGACACCCTCTCGGCGCTCCGGCGGGCCAACGCCTCGGGCGCGAGGACGCTCGCAGTGACGAACGTCGTGGGTTCGACCGCGGCCCGCGAGTGCGACGACGCGCTGTTCATCCGGGCCGGCCCCGAAATCGGGGTCGCGGCGACCAAGACGTTCTCCTCGCAGGTCGTCTCGCTGGCTCTGCTCGGCGAACGCATCGTCCGGGACGTGACCGGCGGCCGGACCGACGACGCCCGCGAGCGCCTTCAAGCCCTCTCGGACCTACCGGGCCACGTCCAGCAGATTCTCGACTACACGAGCGCCCGCCGGGTCGCCGAGAACTATCGGGACAGCGAGGCGTACTTCTTCATCGGCCGCGGCGCGGTCCGACCGGTCGCGCTGGAAGGGGCGCTCAAGTTCAAGGAGATATCCTACGAGCACGCCGAGGGGTTCGCCGCGGGCGAACTCAAGCATGGCCCGCTCGCGCTCGTCACGCCCGAGACACCGGTGTTCGCGGTGTTCACCGGACGCAACGACGAGAAGACCCTCGGCAACGTCAAGGAGGCGGAGGCGCGGGGCGCGCCCGTGGTCGCGGTGGCGAGCGACGGGCAGGAGTCAGTCCACCAGTACGCCGACGAGGTGCTGACGATTCCCGACACCCACCCCGACGTTGCGGGCGTGCTGGCCAACGTCCAGTTACAACTGCTCTCGTACCACGCGGCCGACCTGCTCGACCGGGCCATCGACAAGCCCAGAAACCTCGCGAAGAGCGTGACCGTCGAGTAGAAACCGGCGATTACCGTGGAGAACGCTCCTGAACAGTCGGCCCGATTTACTCGCCGACCGCCCGAAAGCAGCGATACGATGGGTTCTGTCGTACTCTCCCTCGACGCCGAACTCGCGTGGGGGTTCCACGACCGCGAGACGATGCCAGAAGACCGGGTCGCCACGGCGCGCGAGTCGTGGCTCCGCCTGCTCGAGACGTTCGACGACAACGAAATTCCGGCGACGTGGGCGGTCGTGGGCCACCTGTTCCTCGACTCCTGCGACGGCGAACACGAAGCGCACCCGACGTCGGCGGAGTGGTTCGACCGCGACCCCGGCACGTGGGAGGGTCGCGACCAACAGTGGTACGGGTCGAAGCTAATCGACGCCATCGAGAACGCCGACGTCGACCACGAAATCGGCTCCCACACTTACTCGCACGTCGAGATGGGCCACACCACCCGGGAGATTGCCTCGGCCGAGATGCGCGAGTGCGTCGAACTCGCCGAGGACCGTGGTCTGTCGGTCGATTCGGTGGTCTTTCCGCGCAACTACGTCGGCCACCGCGACGTGCTGGCGGCCTACGGCGTCAAGAGCTACCGCGGCACCCAACCCCGTCAGTGGTACGACCGCGGCCCGCTCGGGTCGCTTACCAAGTTCCTCGGGTGGCCCACGGGCACCGTCTCGCCGACGCTGGTCACGCCCGAGGAAGACGAGTACGGACTGGTCAACATCCCGGCCTCGCTGTATCTGTTCTGCTTCGAGGGGCGCAGTCGGTCGGCCGTCGAGCGCGTGGCCGACGACCCCATCGTCAGCATGGCGAAGCGCGGCATCGACCGAGCGAGCGCCGAGAACGGCGTGTTTCACATGTGGCTCCACCCGAACAACCTGACCGAGGAGCGGGACTTCGAGCGACTCGAAGCCATCCTCTCGTACCTCGCGCAGGTCAGGGACACGACCCCGCTGTCGGTCGAGACGATGGGGTCCATCGCGGCAGACATCAAGGACGACGAACCGCTCCCGCGCGAACCCATCGGCCCGCGCTAAGCTTCGTTTCGCCGGTTCTACCGGCCAATACTGTTGGTTTCCCGACCTCAATCTACGCCGTACTGCGACGCGTGGAGCGGCGAGCGGACCGACCGCTCACCGTCGCGTTCCTCGCGAGAAGCGGAAGGGGCGGGAGTCGAACTCGGTGACACGGTCCGGGATGCTCGCTTCGCTGCGCTTCCGGGCCTGCGACTCACCTGCTCGACACCCTTTCTGGGCTCGCTTTCTGTTGCTGAAGACACTCGGCGCTACGCGCCTCGCAGTGTAGCAACAGAAAGCGGAAGGGGCGGGAGTCGAACCACGCGAAGCCTGTAAGGCTGCCACCGGGGAGTCCGGTGGCACTCTACCACTGAGCTACCCTTCCACGTCCGACCGATAGGTTCGGGACTGACTTCGTTACGGGCCGCCTGCCCGTCGCGTTCGGAGTGTCGGTTCCGAATCCAAATCAACGTTCCGACGGCGACTCGTCGCAGACCGAGACGCGGGAGAACTCGAAGCGCGCGCCCGTCTCGCCGCCGGTTCCCTCGCCGGAACCGCAGTTCACGACTTCGACGTTCCAGCCGTGGGCGTTGGCGATGGACGAGACGATGGCGAGACCGAAACCAGTTCCCTCCTCGTCGGTCGTGAACCCGTGGTCGAAGATTCGCTCGCGCTCGCTCTCCGGGATGCCCGGCCCGTCGTCGGCGACGTAGAAGCCGCTGCGGTCGTCCAGTACGCCCACCTCCACGACCGGCCCGGAGTCGCCGTGTTCGACGGCGTCCTCGTGAGCTTGCGAACGAGGGCTGGTCGAACCGTGTTCGACGGCGTTGCGGAACAGGTTCTCGAGCAGTTCCCGGAACCGGGCCTCGTCGGCCTCGACCACCGCATCGCCGTCGAGCAGCAGCGACGCCTCCTCGGTGTCGACGGTTTCCCACGCCGCCTCGGCGGCCGCGGCGAGGTCGACCGGTTCGGGGTCGTCGACGACCTGTCCCTGCCGGGCGAGCGTGAGCAGGTCCTCGACCAGTCCGTCCATGCGGTCGAGCGACCGGTCGATGGGCGCGAGGTGGTCGCTCTCGACTTCGTCGGCCAACAGGTCGAACCGGCCGAGCGCGACGTTGAGCGGGTTGCGGAGGTCGTGGCTCACGACGCTGGCGAACTCCTCCAGTCGCTCGTTCTGGCGGGCGAGCTGGCGCTCGCGCTCCTTCTGCTCGCTGATGTCCACGTAGATGGCGAACGCCTCGCTCTCGTCGCCGTTGCCCGCCGGTGCGGTGTGGAGCAGGAAGTCGTGGTCGCCGTCGCGGGTCTCACGGTGGACCTCGGCGCCCTCGATTCGCTGGCCGTGGCTCACTCGCTCGTTGAGCGCCTCGGCCTCCTCGCGCCGGTCGTCGGACAGGATGTAGTCCTCCACGGGGTCGCCGACGATGTCGGCCTCGTTCCAGCCGAACACGTCCTCGAACGCCGGGTTCACCGACTTGCAGATGGCGTCGGTGCCGTCGATTTCGTAGCGCACGACCGGGTTGGGAACGTTTTCGAAGAGCGCGGCGAACCGGTCGCGCTCGGTTCGGAGTTCGGTCTCGGTCCGGACGCGGGCCAGCGCCTCGGAGATGTGGGCCGCGAGGAGTTCCGCGAGTTCGCGGTCGCCGTGGTCGAAGCCGCCGGCGTCCTTCGAGACCGCTTGAAACACCGCGAACTCGTCTAGCGGAACCGTCAGCGCCGACCGGTACTCGCTCTCGGCGGGCACTACGTTCGTCGCGTGGAGGTCCCGGACCAGCGAGGTCTCGCCCTCGCGGTAGACCCGGGCCGCGAGGTTGTTCTCGGTGTCCACCGGGGTGCGCTCGTAGTAGCCGTCGGTCGAGACGACCTTCGAGACGGCCCTCGTGACCAGTTCGTCGCCCTCTAACGCGTCCACCGTGCAGAGGTCGAACGCCAGAATCTCCTCGGCGGCCTCGATGGCGAGGTCGTAGATGTCCTGTTCGGTCGTACACGCGACCGCCCGAGCGGCCACGTCGTGGAGCGCCTCTATCTTCTGTTTGGTCTCGCGGAGTTCCAACTGGGCGCGGCGCCGTTCGGTGACGTTCCGGAAGTACACAGACAGGCCGTCCTCGGCGGGGTAGACCCGGACCTCCAGCCAGTTTCCGGGCCGGAGCGTCGATTCGGCTTCGAGGGTGACGGGTTCCTGAACGTCGAACGCCTTCCGGTAGGCCGCCCGGAACTGCTCGCCGAGGTCCTGCGAGAACGCCTCGCGGATGTCCTCGCCGAGCAGGTCGTCGGCGTCCCGGTCGAAGAAGTCGGCCGCGCGCTCGTTGACGTGCGTGAACCGCCACTCGTCGTCAAGCGCGAAGAAGGCGTCCGTGATGCGGTCGAAGATGCGTCGAATCTGCTCGTCGGCCTCCTCGGCCTCTCGCTCGGCGCGATACTGGGCGACGGCGTTCTCGACGCGGTTGGCGAGCACGGCGTACTGGTCGGACCCCGTCCCCTTCTGGAGGTAGTCGGTGACGCCCGCCGAGATGGCCTCGGACGCGATTTCCTCGCTGCCCCGTCCCGTGAACAGGACGAACGGGAGCGACGGAGCGGTCTCGCGGACCGCGTCCAGAAATTCGAGGCCATCCATCTCGGGCATCTCGTAGTCGCTGACCACACAGTCGACGCTGCCGTCGGTTACGTGGTCCAGGGCCGCGTCCGAACGGGTCTCGACGACCGTCTCGATGCGGTCGCTCGCCCGCTCCAGATAGGTGGCGGTCAGGTCCGCGATGGCCGAATCGTCGTCCACCAGCAGGACGCGGATGGCGTGGCCCATTGTATGTTGTTGTTTACCAAAGATGTCTTTAAAAATCCATAGGAGGCTTACGGCTGTAGATAGTTTGGAATAAATTACGTGTCGGAATAGATGACAAACTTTCCTAGGTGTTCACCGATTCGATGCGGTCGCTGACGAGAAGTTTCCCCTGCGCGGTCAGCGACAGTCCCTTCTGGCCCTCGTCGATGAGTCCCTTCTCCCGGAGGTCGTTGAGCAGCATCGTGACCCGACTCGAATCGACGCCGAGGGTCCCGGCGAGGTCGCCGCTTCGCGCCCCGGAGTATATCGCGACCAGCGCCTCCATCTCGTCCTCGGAGGTCGTGACCTCCTCGACCTCCTTCGCGAGTTCCGAGTACTCGAGTCTGAGATAGCGTCCGAGCAGGTTGAGTTTCCGGTCGCTCTCGATGCCGAACTCCGAAGTGACCGACTGGCCCTCGTCGGCGTGGCGGACGACGAGGACCGCGCTGCCGTCGCGGGTGTCCTTCTGGAAGTGAGTGACGTTGGCGAGGTCGACCGTCACCGACTCCTCGCCGACGAACTCGACCGCGCCGGGTCGAATCTTG
Encoded proteins:
- a CDS encoding PAS domain S-box protein, translated to MGHAIRVLLVDDDSAIADLTATYLERASDRIETVVETRSDAALDHVTDGSVDCVVSDYEMPEMDGLEFLDAVRETAPSLPFVLFTGRGSEEIASEAISAGVTDYLQKGTGSDQYAVLANRVENAVAQYRAEREAEEADEQIRRIFDRITDAFFALDDEWRFTHVNERAADFFDRDADDLLGEDIREAFSQDLGEQFRAAYRKAFDVQEPVTLEAESTLRPGNWLEVRVYPAEDGLSVYFRNVTERRRAQLELRETKQKIEALHDVAARAVACTTEQDIYDLAIEAAEEILAFDLCTVDALEGDELVTRAVSKVVSTDGYYERTPVDTENNLAARVYREGETSLVRDLHATNVVPAESEYRSALTVPLDEFAVFQAVSKDAGGFDHGDRELAELLAAHISEALARVRTETELRTERDRFAALFENVPNPVVRYEIDGTDAICKSVNPAFEDVFGWNEADIVGDPVEDYILSDDRREEAEALNERVSHGQRIEGAEVHRETRDGDHDFLLHTAPAGNGDESEAFAIYVDISEQKERERQLARQNERLEEFASVVSHDLRNPLNVALGRFDLLADEVESDHLAPIDRSLDRMDGLVEDLLTLARQGQVVDDPEPVDLAAAAEAAWETVDTEEASLLLDGDAVVEADEARFRELLENLFRNAVEHGSTSPRSQAHEDAVEHGDSGPVVEVGVLDDRSGFYVADDGPGIPESERERIFDHGFTTDEEGTGFGLAIVSSIANAHGWNVEVVNCGSGEGTGGETGARFEFSRVSVCDESPSER
- a CDS encoding CheF family chemotaxis protein, producing the protein MSEKVIADFVARFSLDTFDSPDPVKGRIVLSRKRLVLASGDSKTTVPLSAIFDINVGQVPGELESFFQDTITIAYRENDRRRTAVVEAGTEEVSRFKTVLFKAELNGSKATVKHPARVGGRVTGSSFRPSKLKIRPGAVEFVGEESVTVDLANVTHFQKDTRDGSAVLVVRHADEGQSVTSEFGIESDRKLNLLGRYLRLEYSELAKEVEEVTTSEDEMEALVAIYSGARSGDLAGTLGVDSSRVTMLLNDLREKGLIDEGQKGLSLTAQGKLLVSDRIESVNT
- a CDS encoding polysaccharide deacetylase family protein — its product is MGSVVLSLDAELAWGFHDRETMPEDRVATARESWLRLLETFDDNEIPATWAVVGHLFLDSCDGEHEAHPTSAEWFDRDPGTWEGRDQQWYGSKLIDAIENADVDHEIGSHTYSHVEMGHTTREIASAEMRECVELAEDRGLSVDSVVFPRNYVGHRDVLAAYGVKSYRGTQPRQWYDRGPLGSLTKFLGWPTGTVSPTLVTPEEDEYGLVNIPASLYLFCFEGRSRSAVERVADDPIVSMAKRGIDRASAENGVFHMWLHPNNLTEERDFERLEAILSYLAQVRDTTPLSVETMGSIAADIKDDEPLPREPIGPR